A stretch of Prunus dulcis chromosome 6, ALMONDv2, whole genome shotgun sequence DNA encodes these proteins:
- the LOC117631128 gene encoding cationic peroxidase 1-like isoform X1 → MAAANSYQPVLVLFTTFVVAAAIVLAPTTCTAQLTRDFYQQSCPQALQIIRSVVNEAINRETRMGASLLRLHFHDCFVNGCDGSILLDDTDNFTGEKTANANLNSVRGFDVIDEIKATLNTYCNGNVVSCADILAVAARDSVEILGGPSYSYEVQLGRRDATTAVLDDANRNIPPPTFDFSQLLSNFQSHGLGLQDLILLSGGHTIGLARCTTFRDRIYNDTNIDPEFAASLREGCPVNGGDDNTTPIDSTTTQFDTVYFKSLLQKKGLFHSDQELFKSDGSDSDNLVQHYANSPEDFKVDFGASMIKMGNINPLTGYAGEIRLNCRKIN, encoded by the exons ATGGCAGCAGCAAATTCTTATCAACCTGTCTTGGTTTTGTTCACTACTTTTGTTGTTGCAGCTGCTATTGTGCTGGCCCCAACTACATGCACTGCTCAACTCACTCGTGATTTCTATCAGCAGTCCTGCCCTCAGGCATTGCAAATCATCAGATCAGTTGTTAACGAAGCTATTAATCGGGAGACGCGAATGGGAGCCTCGCTCCTACGCTTGCACTTCCATGACTGCTTTGTCAAC GGGTGTGATGGATCGATTTTGCTGGACGACACAGATAACTTCACTGGAGAGAAGACGGCCAACGCGAATCTGAACTCCGTTAGAGGTTTTGATGTGATTGATGAAATTAAAGCAACCCTCAATACATATTGCAATGGCAATGTGGTCTCATGTGCTGATATCTTAGCAGTTGCAGCTCGTGACTCGGTTGAGATT CTGGGAGGCCCTTCCTATTCCTATGAAGTACAATTGGGTAGAAGAGATGCAACAACCGCAGTCTTGGATGATGCAAACAGAAATATTCCTCCTCCAACTTTCGACTTCTCTCAGCTTCTTTCCAACTTTCAATCTCATGGTCTAGGCCTGCAAGATCTGATCCTCCTCTCAGGGGGCCACACCATTGGACTAGCTAGGTGCACGACCTTCAGAGACAGGATTTACAATGACACCAATATAGACCCTGAGTTTGCAGCTTCCTTGCGAGAGGGTTGTCCTGTAAATGGTGGAGACGACAACACGACGCCAATAGACTCAACCACAACGCAGTTTGATACCGTGTACTTCAAGTCTTTGCTGCAGAAAAAAGGTCTCTTCCATTCTGATCAGGAGCTCTTTAAAAGTGATGGCAGTGATAGCGATAATCTGGTGCAGCATTACGCTAACAGCCCCGAGGATTTCAAAGTAGATTTTGGGGCTTCCATGATCAAGATGGGTAACATAAACCCCCTCACTGGATATGCTGGTGAGATAAGGCTCAATTGCAGGAAAATCAACTAG
- the LOC117631128 gene encoding cationic peroxidase 1-like isoform X3 produces the protein MDKIMGTCTAQLTRDFYQQSCPQALQIIRSVVNEAINRETRMGASLLRLHFHDCFVNGCDGSILLDDTDNFTGEKTANANLNSVRGFDVIDEIKATLNTYCNGNVVSCADILAVAARDSVEILGGPSYSYEVQLGRRDATTAVLDDANRNIPPPTFDFSQLLSNFQSHGLGLQDLILLSGGHTIGLARCTTFRDRIYNDTNIDPEFAASLREGCPVNGGDDNTTPIDSTTTQFDTVYFKSLLQKKGLFHSDQELFKSDGSDSDNLVQHYANSPEDFKVDFGASMIKMGNINPLTGYAGEIRLNCRKIN, from the exons TACATGCACTGCTCAACTCACTCGTGATTTCTATCAGCAGTCCTGCCCTCAGGCATTGCAAATCATCAGATCAGTTGTTAACGAAGCTATTAATCGGGAGACGCGAATGGGAGCCTCGCTCCTACGCTTGCACTTCCATGACTGCTTTGTCAAC GGGTGTGATGGATCGATTTTGCTGGACGACACAGATAACTTCACTGGAGAGAAGACGGCCAACGCGAATCTGAACTCCGTTAGAGGTTTTGATGTGATTGATGAAATTAAAGCAACCCTCAATACATATTGCAATGGCAATGTGGTCTCATGTGCTGATATCTTAGCAGTTGCAGCTCGTGACTCGGTTGAGATT CTGGGAGGCCCTTCCTATTCCTATGAAGTACAATTGGGTAGAAGAGATGCAACAACCGCAGTCTTGGATGATGCAAACAGAAATATTCCTCCTCCAACTTTCGACTTCTCTCAGCTTCTTTCCAACTTTCAATCTCATGGTCTAGGCCTGCAAGATCTGATCCTCCTCTCAGGGGGCCACACCATTGGACTAGCTAGGTGCACGACCTTCAGAGACAGGATTTACAATGACACCAATATAGACCCTGAGTTTGCAGCTTCCTTGCGAGAGGGTTGTCCTGTAAATGGTGGAGACGACAACACGACGCCAATAGACTCAACCACAACGCAGTTTGATACCGTGTACTTCAAGTCTTTGCTGCAGAAAAAAGGTCTCTTCCATTCTGATCAGGAGCTCTTTAAAAGTGATGGCAGTGATAGCGATAATCTGGTGCAGCATTACGCTAACAGCCCCGAGGATTTCAAAGTAGATTTTGGGGCTTCCATGATCAAGATGGGTAACATAAACCCCCTCACTGGATATGCTGGTGAGATAAGGCTCAATTGCAGGAAAATCAACTAG
- the LOC117631128 gene encoding cationic peroxidase 1-like isoform X2 has product MAASLLIVVVIVAFVVILPPTSAQLTRDFYQQSCPQALQIIRSVVNEAINRETRMGASLLRLHFHDCFVNGCDGSILLDDTDNFTGEKTANANLNSVRGFDVIDEIKATLNTYCNGNVVSCADILAVAARDSVEILGGPSYSYEVQLGRRDATTAVLDDANRNIPPPTFDFSQLLSNFQSHGLGLQDLILLSGGHTIGLARCTTFRDRIYNDTNIDPEFAASLREGCPVNGGDDNTTPIDSTTTQFDTVYFKSLLQKKGLFHSDQELFKSDGSDSDNLVQHYANSPEDFKVDFGASMIKMGNINPLTGYAGEIRLNCRKIN; this is encoded by the exons TGCTCAACTCACTCGTGATTTCTATCAGCAGTCCTGCCCTCAGGCATTGCAAATCATCAGATCAGTTGTTAACGAAGCTATTAATCGGGAGACGCGAATGGGAGCCTCGCTCCTACGCTTGCACTTCCATGACTGCTTTGTCAAC GGGTGTGATGGATCGATTTTGCTGGACGACACAGATAACTTCACTGGAGAGAAGACGGCCAACGCGAATCTGAACTCCGTTAGAGGTTTTGATGTGATTGATGAAATTAAAGCAACCCTCAATACATATTGCAATGGCAATGTGGTCTCATGTGCTGATATCTTAGCAGTTGCAGCTCGTGACTCGGTTGAGATT CTGGGAGGCCCTTCCTATTCCTATGAAGTACAATTGGGTAGAAGAGATGCAACAACCGCAGTCTTGGATGATGCAAACAGAAATATTCCTCCTCCAACTTTCGACTTCTCTCAGCTTCTTTCCAACTTTCAATCTCATGGTCTAGGCCTGCAAGATCTGATCCTCCTCTCAGGGGGCCACACCATTGGACTAGCTAGGTGCACGACCTTCAGAGACAGGATTTACAATGACACCAATATAGACCCTGAGTTTGCAGCTTCCTTGCGAGAGGGTTGTCCTGTAAATGGTGGAGACGACAACACGACGCCAATAGACTCAACCACAACGCAGTTTGATACCGTGTACTTCAAGTCTTTGCTGCAGAAAAAAGGTCTCTTCCATTCTGATCAGGAGCTCTTTAAAAGTGATGGCAGTGATAGCGATAATCTGGTGCAGCATTACGCTAACAGCCCCGAGGATTTCAAAGTAGATTTTGGGGCTTCCATGATCAAGATGGGTAACATAAACCCCCTCACTGGATATGCTGGTGAGATAAGGCTCAATTGCAGGAAAATCAACTAG